Within Fusarium keratoplasticum isolate Fu6.1 chromosome 8, whole genome shotgun sequence, the genomic segment GCACGAAGAACGAAATCGTAAGCGTCTCGAGAGAGGTCTCGAGCCCACGGTGTATCCGACCACCTTTGAGGAGCACATCGAAGCGCTCAATCTTTGGCCAATAGGCGAGGATCCTGATGATACATCGACACCGAGTTCACCTGAGCAAAAGGTCGATATCAAGACTGACGATCAACCCCCTCCTTCGCCTCCCGAGCTGGGCCAAACGGTCACGTCAGCACAACCGGACAAAGATGACGCAGATGATTCTCCAAGAAGAGGTCGCCGAAAACGCACAACTCCTGCTCGAGAGAAGTCGCCTGAACAAGTTGAGCCTGCTTCACCCCCGGCAACAAAAAAGGATACgcctcgacgagcttcagGAGATGGTTTGAGGAGACCTGATGGACCACGTCGACAAGTCGCCCGTCCATCAAGCGGCCTGACCAGCAAATTTGGTCGTCCAAACCCGCCTCGGCGCACCAGTTCTGAGACAAACGGCAAGGAAGTAGTCGTCCGCAAGGCCCAGGCGCCCGACGCCTTCACTGGCAATGTGTTTTCAGGCGGGAAAGTGAGAAAGCAGCGGACAACTCTGGCCGATGCTGTTGAAGACCCAACAAAACAACCAAAGATGCTCAAGCATCGCTTTACACGAATACTCGAAAAAAGAAGTCGCGACAAAGACGGCGTAGTGGCACCGCCAATGCCAGCTGTTCTTTTTTCCCTCAATCcgagagagaaaaggcggTCCGCTCAGAAGCCTCCTGTTGACGATTCAAACCTGGATGTTgctgaggcagaggaggcaaACTCAGTGGCTCGCAATGACGACAGTGCTCAACGAGAGGGAGACTCGCCCGCGAGCGACCGGGAGCCTACGAAGcccaagaaaaagaagaagtcaATCAGCTGGGGTCAGGTGGAAGAAACGACCATTACCCCGGTGGAGGACTTGATGGACATTGCCGAAGAGGACCAGAGTCTTTTCTTCCCAGGCCCCCCCTCAACTTCAAGAGTgacaaagatggaggagTCTGAGATGTCGTCACCGCCAAGCCCTCCACCGAGACGTGTTCGCTGGGCCGAGGAGTCGTCTGTCACTAGCAACAACTCGCACCAGGCCCTTtacaccatcaccaaagacGTCCAATTCGGTCCTAGAACCTCGGCGTTGATTTCTGTCACGTTCAAGGGGCCTCAGCCCAAGCCGGGACAGACTTGGTCCTCTGTCCTGGAAAACGAATCAAAGCTGGCCTTCACACATTCCTGCATGTTGAAAGATTTCCAGGACTGTATAACCTCCATTTCTACCGTGGAGCCAGTCAGTGGCGTCGTGAGTGCAAATGACGACCCGTCCAGCCTTACATCAATATGTAGTTGGCTACGCGTCAGATCTATGGCTGTTCTTTTCCAACATCCAGACTTGTGTATCTTGCTACACGCACCAGAGGATAGCCAGACAATTCCCTCTAACCATACGGCACCTGAGTTAAAGTACATCTTATTCCGGTCAGCTCCCCAATGGTTAACATCGCTTGCCCCAATCTCGATCCCGGGCGAAATCACCTCCAGTGATGTCCTGCCGCGCATTGGAGCGACGGTGATGCACCGACTCTTCAACTTCCATTACGAGCGGTTGCTGCCAGAGAATGCCCTCAACAAACCAACCAAGCATcacttcttcctcgccttTCCGCCACAAGCCGACTTAGAAGCGATGTTCTTGGGTCGTTGGCTCCGAAGCTGTAACCCTGACTGCAGAATCTTTACAAGTGTCTTTCCTGGACACTGGCTCACCTTTTTGAAGATGGAGCATGGAGTGGTCATCATTCCCGAGGAAGCGATATGGTCTGTCCGGCTCTTCCCCAACCTACACTTCCTTCTTCATTCCTCGCCCACAAACTTCCAGTTTTGGCTCTTCTCCAAGTCTACACACCCCTCGGCCATGTTCCCTTCTGGCGGCAATGCAACCGAGATCGGGGACATCAGCCTTCAACCTATATGCCCTAACCGGAAAGCCATCATGGTTACACCAAGCTTCATGGTGTCGCAACCCCAGCAAGTGTGGAACTTCTTCAAATGGTTCTGGAAGGCCTGGAATCGTGACAACGACGCAGTCCGACTTGTTGTCTGCGCTGGGTTTGACTCTTGGATCCGCGATTTGGCCTCGGAAAAGGCCGCCAAGCTGACCAAGCTGTCACGCAACTTGAAACAAATTCCCGTCAACAGTAAAGAAGGGGTTGATGCGCTAAACAAGACCTGGTCCATGGTTTTGGCCCTCATCGACGGGGCGAGCGATGAACACCCCCCGTTTATCTTTGCCCCTGAATGCATCGACGGCAACGATGAACAGAGCTTGGTCAATTGGTTTGGGTGGTGGTCCATCATGAACATGGATCGGTTCCGAAAGTTCAGCGTCTTGGGTTCCAGCGAGCCGGACGGTCAAAGGATGTCTCGTTATATCACAAGGCGAAAGTACCTGGCATCAACATTTGCCAACCCAGATGACGTCTATTCCCTTCTCGACCGGAAGGATTCAGTGATAACCACAGCATCTACTCAGCCCACTGCTGACCAGTCTCGCACGAAATTGCAGCTCGTTCCTGGCGACGATGCCCACTCTTTCAAGACGTTTCTGTCGAAACTTGATGACAAGACTAAGGAGTCTGGTTGGAGCCCACACATCGTCTTCAGGTTTCCAGTCTCATACTGGGACTCGGCCATGGCCTTTGATTTTGCTGATTATCACAACGCCTTTGACCCCTACGGGAAGTGCATGAGGTTCATCCGCGACCACATTTTGGAGTCTGCACACAGGTACCATAACACCGCTATGGCTTTATTCTACACTATGGATGGAACCTGGGATCCCAAGAGAGACCCTAGGGCCATTGGGAAGACTCGTCGGCCCTGGATCATGGTGTACCGGCCTGTCGAACCGCACAGAAAGCCATGGAAAACTGCTGAGTTACTCATCTGGGATCCCGTGAGGAAGGGAAACCTTGCTGATTCTGACCACGGCGATATCTATGAGGGAGATCTTATTCAAGCACAGCGTGAGCTGATAAACGCCGTGCAAACGGATCTCACTCCGGTACTACCGTTGGAAAAGGTTTGGGTCGCGGGTCTCAACAGCAAGCCTCCAGGCTTGACCGAACCAGTCGACATTGCGCTTGACCAATTCAAGTCATTCGTGGACAACCTCAAGGTGTTCATCCCGGCTCCACACCATACGATGCCCCATAGAGGGTGGAGGCTTATTAAGGCCGGCGACGCGCCTGTCGGTACTCGAACCCTTTCTCCAGAACCAATGGATATTGATGAGCAAGAAGAATCAGTCGAGGAGGACCCCGAGAATGGGCTACTTACAGTCTTTCACCCTCCTCGTGGGAAGCCAATGAATAGGCCTACGAATTGCAAGAATCGTCTCTACCAGCACACCATTAGAGAGGGTGAGCGCAGCACCAAGCAAGAGAGGATAGAGTTCAAATTTCGTCCCACAATGGAGTGGTACCACCAgcaggtggaggaggggcgCGGCTTTGAACAACTTCAGGTTACACCATGGGAGGCAGTTTTTAACAAGTACAAGATCGATGACCCTAAGAAGGTCTGAGATGAGATACGAGATGGCACACTCGGTCAAGTCGCACCGAGATGATGGTTCTTGTATCACGATGGGCGGATGAACGAATAGATGGAGGGTATATTGGAGGAACTCATGTATGTACGGAGGCATTGTAACTGGCTATGAATACAGCATCAGCATTCCCGTGAGGCGGGAGAAGACGCAAATTAATATCTATGTTCTCGAATGGCTTCACTCCATCATCTTGCCGTGGCAAAGTTCCTGGTGCTGAGCAGGACACCCTTGACACGGCGGATGTTGTCCCTCACCTTGCGAATCTCGTCATCAGGCTCACTCTTGCGCGTCCGACCATACAAGTCGTAGCTGCCCATAGTCGACTGGCCCGTAAAGGTAAGGTTATCGAGGTCATCCCGAAGCACGTCGATGGccgtcttgatcttgtccatcCCCTCGCTCTGTGAGCGATACTCATCCTTCAAACTAGAGAGCGTCTTATTCAAACTGGCAAGCTGAGTGGCGTTGTGTTTGGCAGAGGACCCCTTTGCACCGCCATTTTCGCTCAAGGCCGTCACAGAGCTGATGGGGAAGGTTGTCTGAGTGCCCATGTCCCGGTGGAACATCTCGGTCGGGTCCTCCGCATCGCTGTCCTCGGCGTTTGCGGCATCGACAacgggcttcttgggggGCACCTCTGACACGGACTTTTCAAGCTTTGCTACGAGGGCATCCATCTTGCGGGACGTCAGATCATGGAACTCTGTGCGTGCCTCGGCCTGGTGGTCCACCATGGGGCGGACGATGTAGCGGCTTGCGCCGTAGACGAGGGTGGAGAGGCCGGTGATGGCATAAAGGGCGTTGAACAGGCGGTCGGTTGTCACGAGGGGAGGAGGACGGGGTGACTTTGCTAGGAATTCGGGGTATGTTACGATCGGAGGGCGGTCGACGGGTGGTtgggaggatggtgatggggagAGGGTTTCGGTCGGCGTCGGGACGAAGGAGGATCGCGAGTCGGAGGTATCTGACCTGGTGTCGGTCTAGGAGAAGTCAGCCACCTGTTCCGTGAGTTTGACCAAGGGGACGGACCTCTGGCGCAGAGGAGggctcatcatcagcaaggAGAGCCTCGATGTCGGCGTCGTCGATGCCCTTTGACTTCAAGAACGCGACCTTCTTATCATAGGGCGCATGGCGCACAGCATCGTTGTCGAGGAAGCGCCGCGCAACTGTGAGGCTGTCTTCGGAGGAGGATTCGGGCGCAGCTTCTCGTGTCTCTTCAGCGGGTGTCTCGGCCGCTGGCGCATCGACTTCTGATGCCGGTGTAGGCGCCGGCTCGGTGCTCTGGCTCTCGTTGTCCTCGGTCTGTGTCTTTTGCCAGTCTGGGATGGCGGGCTGGCCGGGGTTCGAGTCGGAGTCGCTCATCTTGCTATATCTTTTGCGATTGACACAGGAATACTGAGAAGATCGATAAACAAGAATCACACAAAGAGGAGGCGAGTTGAAGCTCTCCGATGCCGACGCGGGTAAGGTTCGGCGAGGTAGACACGCACATGCCTCGGCGTCTCTTGCCGGGAAACGGTGGAGCTAGCGCATGTTGGTACAATCTGGGGTTCTTGTGGGGGGGAGTGAAGGTCGCAACTGCCGTTCTCTACCAAGGCTGATTTACCTGGTAAAGGCTTAGGgaacttaatatttatttgTACACATGCCTGTGATGCTTTCCATAGATGTTATGTTACCCTTTGGCTATTTACGATATCTTGGAGGCCATGAATGTCTGCGACGCGTATTGGTTCGTGGGAAGCTATCCCGAAGACGGTACAGCACGCGCCGTCTGTTACGGTGTTCAAAGCGGAATCAAAACGGAACGGTCGCCCGGAAACGGTGACCTGGTTCCAACGCGCATTCGCTTCATAGCTCATCAAATCTAGATCAACATCAAAGTGAACGACTTGCCACGCTTTCAAGGACTTTGCTGGGGGCTTGGAACCTTGCCGAGTGAACGATTCGTATGCGTATTGCCATCCGCACCCACCTCACACACCGAAACCGCCTGCAAAGCTACGCGACAGCAGGAATCAGCGCCATCGTCCACCCGCAATCAGCCAATCTCACTGCACCAGTCCAACCACCAACCAGCCGACACATCGCCAGCGTGTAACGGCGATCCGTCTCACGCCTCAGAGGACCTGCGGCAGCTTAGCAGTTGAGGAGCAGTAGGGGAACTCTCTTGCGCGCGGGGGGCCATTGGATTGCCGCTCGCTCCGTAGGCTTGGCCTCCGACCCTGTTCAAGGCCATTGAATCACCTAAAGCCAAGCTGCAGACCTGCTTGCAAAGAACGCCCACTGGTAGAATCAGCGAATTGCGGGAGAAACCGAGCTCTCTTGTGCGACAGGAGAACCGAATTTTGCGACAGGTGAGTTATGGTCATTCGTTTTTTTGTCTCGTCTCCTTTCCTGGGGCGCATCAACACCAATACCATCGTTCGTCATTTTTTGGTGGCTGCCGTCATTGCAACATTGCCCATTCCTTCCATTGCCAAATGATAGGGACAAGTGCCGGGCTTGTCTGATAGCAGCCGCACGGAGGAAGCACCTACTTGGGCGACAAGTGGGAAAAGGAACATCCATTCTCACCGGCAGACTCACCCGCGTATCCAACCATTGGATGCTTCGATGCTGGATGCTTGTTTCTGGGGCCCTCTATGCTGGATGATCATTAGCCACGTGCAGCAGCCCGCCTGTACGAATCCCTGATTCAGAGCCAGTCAGTCAAGCGACACAGCCTGGACGTCTCGCGTTAACGTCctgctcctcttcttggcttgCGGCGGGCGCGGGAGCGGGAACTGGCACTGGTTAGTTTGATTGTCCAGACATCAGCCttgcatcctcctccatcttgggtTCAAGCGGATCTTCACCAATCACCAGTGAAGCGGCATTTGTCCCATCCCCTTTATCACCAGACACCAGATATCATCACAGTGCCTACTTGTTGCGCTTTCCCCTTCGGCAGTCGCCACCGACATCCCACGGAGCTGCACTTTCCCAGTCTATCTCACCCTTGCCTGCCCTTGGGCTCCTTCCttccttgccttgcctcAACCTTTGGTCTTGGCTTGTCCCCTGGATCCTTCCTTGGTTGGCTCTTGCCCTTTGGTCTGACGCCCCCAACAATTGAGCTTATTTCAGCCTCGTCGCAACCAAAACTCCAAACTTGCCTCCCGATCGCCCTTTTCTTGCATCGTCCGACTTTTATCTAAACCTCGACTCATCGGGCACATTTGCGCATCTGATCTTTGATCTGGAGACACTTGCAGCCTTACGAGACTAGATACAAACCCATCACATCCTACTCATTCCTGATATCTACATTATTATCGCACCTGCACTCTTCCCTCCAGCTTTAGATAGGTGTCCAAAACTCAATACCCCGCCAGTGCGGATATTGCCAACATGAATTCTCGTCCGCGCCGCTCGGCGGCCACCAGGGCGAATGAGGTTATTTCCGTTCACGCCAGGATGGCTGACTCCCCCGAAAGAAACGAGCGAAGCGAACGAAGCATGTCGTCGAGACGGTCTGGTCGCGCCTCAGGCGTATCTGTCTCCCGAGATGCCCCCTCCTCGCCAGGCGGTGACCCGCATCTCAGCTTGACTGTCAAGATGCCATCCAACAAGCTACGACAGGCGACACGTGGCGGGCGTGGCTTTGAGGGTGGTGAAATTGTTTCAGGCAAGCGAAACCGGGGCGCAAAGAAGAGCTACGTAGTCGACTCCAGCcccgatgaagatgaggaggaggaggaagaggcagagattgaggtagaggaggaggatgacgacgaaatggaggaggatgctgaaggcgaggatgatATGgacgtcgacgccgagggagaggatgCCGAAGGCGACATCGACATGGACCTcgcccctcctcctcccaccattACCGTTTCCAAGCCATCTAGATCCAAGCCGGCGCCTAGAGCATCGGCTTCTAAGGTGGTGccagatgacgacgatgacgatgatgatctcAGTGACCCAGCCGATAGCGATGCTGGCGACGAGACTATGGGCTTCGGAGATGAAACCATGGCCGATGAGGACgctgagggagaggagatAGAAGTcgctggccaagaaggcgacgaggaagaagaggaagaagaggaggcagacagcgacgacgagggcagCCAAGACGAGTCTCCCGACCTCACCAAGATGACCAAGCGTCAGCGAGCCCGCTTCGAGGATGAGCCGCAACAGTACATGAAACTCTCCGATGGTAGGTTTACGGCGACATGATGAATCTAGCAGGGCTAACAACTTGGGCAGAGGTCCAAGCCAAGAAAGTGTTTACGGCAGAAGAGCTGTCTATGCGACGCCAAGAAATGGCCCGACGACGCCGCAACCTC encodes:
- a CDS encoding Chromo domain-containing protein, which codes for MEELSPGNAGVDEIETASITSTIETEIDSEEEWTVSSVLAEHEDGGKLYYLIRWEGYELFDASWEPEENLSASLLTHWQETKQQDNHERKSNRNIGAWRKASIERFRSKLARHEERNRKRLERGLEPTVYPTTFEEHIEALNLWPIGEDPDDTSTPSSPEQKVDIKTDDQPPPSPPELGQTVTSAQPDKDDADDSPRRGRRKRTTPAREKSPEQVEPASPPATKKDTPRRASGDGLRRPDGPRRQVARPSSGLTSKFGRPNPPRRTSSETNGKEVVVRKAQAPDAFTGNVFSGGKVRKQRTTLADAVEDPTKQPKMLKHRFTRILEKRSRDKDGVVAPPMPAVLFSLNPREKRRSAQKPPVDDSNLDVAEAEEANSVARNDDSAQREGDSPASDREPTKPKKKKKSISWGQVEETTITPVEDLMDIAEEDQSLFFPGPPSTSRVTKMEESEMSSPPSPPPRRVRWAEESSVTSNNSHQALYTITKDVQFGPRTSALISVTFKGPQPKPGQTWSSVLENESKLAFTHSCMLKDFQDCITSISTVEPVSGVVSANDDPSSLTSICSWLRVRSMAVLFQHPDLCILLHAPEDSQTIPSNHTAPELKYILFRSAPQWLTSLAPISIPGEITSSDVLPRIGATVMHRLFNFHYERLLPENALNKPTKHHFFLAFPPQADLEAMFLGRWLRSCNPDCRIFTSVFPGHWLTFLKMEHGVVIIPEEAIWSVRLFPNLHFLLHSSPTNFQFWLFSKSTHPSAMFPSGGNATEIGDISLQPICPNRKAIMVTPSFMVSQPQQVWNFFKWFWKAWNRDNDAVRLVVCAGFDSWIRDLASEKAAKLTKLSRNLKQIPVNSKEGVDALNKTWSMVLALIDGASDEHPPFIFAPECIDGNDEQSLVNWFGWWSIMNMDRFRKFSVLGSSEPDGQRMSRYITRRKYLASTFANPDDVYSLLDRKDSVITTASTQPTADQSRTKLQLVPGDDAHSFKTFLSKLDDKTKESGWSPHIVFRFPVSYWDSAMAFDFADYHNAFDPYGKCMRFIRDHILESAHRYHNTAMALFYTMDGTWDPKRDPRAIGKTRRPWIMVYRPVEPHRKPWKTAELLIWDPVRKGNLADSDHGDIYEGDLIQAQRELINAVQTDLTPVLPLEKVWVAGLNSKPPGLTEPVDIALDQFKSFVDNLKVFIPAPHHTMPHRGWRLIKAGDAPVGTRTLSPEPMDIDEQEESVEEDPENGLLTVFHPPRGKPMNRPTNCKNRLYQHTIREGERSTKQERIEFKFRPTMEWYHQQVEEGRGFEQLQVTPWEAVFNKYKIDDPKKV
- a CDS encoding Peroxisomal membrane protein PEX14, which translates into the protein MSDSDSNPGQPAIPDWQKTQTEDNESQSTEPAPTPASEVDAPAAETPAEETREAAPESSSEDSLTVARRFLDNDAVRHAPYDKKVAFLKSKGIDDADIEALLADDEPSSAPETDTRSDTSDSRSSFVPTPTETLSPSPSSQPPVDRPPIVTYPEFLAKSPRPPPLVTTDRLFNALYAITGLSTLVYGASRYIVRPMVDHQAEARTEFHDLTSRKMDALVAKLEKSVSEVPPKKPVVDAANAEDSDAEDPTEMFHRDMGTQTTFPISSVTALSENGGAKGSSAKHNATQLASLNKTLSSLKDEYRSQSEGMDKIKTAIDVLRDDLDNLTFTGQSTMGSYDLYGRTRKSEPDDEIRKVRDNIRRVKGVLLSTRNFATAR
- a CDS encoding PAPA-1 domain-containing protein, which gives rise to MNSRPRRSAATRANEVISVHARMADSPERNERSERSMSSRRSGRASGVSVSRDAPSSPGGDPHLSLTVKMPSNKLRQATRGGRGFEGGEIVSGKRNRGAKKSYVVDSSPDEDEEEEEEAEIEVEEEDDDEMEEDAEGEDDMDVDAEGEDAEGDIDMDLAPPPPTITVSKPSRSKPAPRASASKVVPDDDDDDDDLSDPADSDAGDETMGFGDETMADEDAEGEEIEVAGQEGDEEEEEEEEADSDDEGSQDESPDLTKMTKRQRARFEDEPQQYMKLSDEVQAKKVFTAEELSMRRQEMARRRRNLSEKRNEEVKMETINKLLKKQAPKINRKAAGNGDAGDDSQKPNPAFIRWVSNKSGVRVAVTEEMLESPAGTIFGPASKPVSRKLVEEV